The following coding sequences lie in one Mesorhizobium sp. DCY119 genomic window:
- a CDS encoding EAL domain-containing protein produces MSRSVGLNHVIRGDDGTATGVWGAFTLETAFQPIFAFRDGKLEIVAYEGLLRPSRDGAPVAPTTFFNEIAAVDRLAVETLTRTLHLLNAAIWLDADATIFVNFDPSIFTERSVVDNALRDLRLVLHEAGIEPYRVICEVTEQKAASQEVLYAFVEALRANGLRIAIDDYGAAESDITRIRELRPDIVKFDAQWIARLMETGAGFALLTSMVENFAEQGIMTVFEGIEEGWQLDLAERSGASMVQGFVLARPETVAAGASPLPEAPPTEPAIEPQLLVKPVRSARRTDKKFGRRRPS; encoded by the coding sequence GTGTCGCGCAGTGTCGGCCTCAATCACGTCATCCGAGGCGATGACGGCACCGCTACAGGCGTGTGGGGCGCTTTCACGCTGGAAACGGCCTTTCAGCCAATCTTTGCCTTCCGTGATGGCAAGCTGGAAATCGTTGCCTATGAAGGCCTGCTGCGGCCCTCGCGCGATGGCGCGCCGGTGGCGCCGACGACTTTCTTCAACGAGATCGCTGCCGTGGACCGACTGGCGGTCGAGACGCTGACGCGCACGCTGCATTTATTGAATGCCGCGATCTGGCTGGACGCGGACGCCACGATCTTCGTCAATTTCGACCCTTCCATCTTCACCGAGCGATCCGTCGTCGACAATGCTTTGCGCGACCTGCGCCTGGTGCTGCATGAGGCCGGCATCGAGCCCTACCGCGTTATCTGCGAAGTGACGGAGCAGAAGGCCGCCTCGCAGGAGGTGCTTTATGCCTTCGTCGAGGCGCTGCGGGCTAACGGCCTGCGGATTGCCATCGACGATTATGGCGCAGCCGAGTCCGACATTACGCGGATACGGGAATTGCGGCCAGACATCGTGAAATTCGACGCGCAGTGGATCGCCCGGCTGATGGAAACGGGAGCCGGCTTCGCGCTGCTGACATCCATGGTCGAGAACTTTGCCGAGCAAGGCATCATGACCGTGTTCGAGGGCATCGAGGAGGGCTGGCAGCTGGACCTCGCCGAACGATCCGGCGCTTCCATGGTGCAGGGTTTCGTGCTGGCGCGGCCGGAAACGGTGGCGGCCGGGGCATCGCCCTTGCCGGAAGCACCGCCGACCGAGCCGGCCATCGAGCCGCAACTCCTAGTGAAACCCGTCCGCAGTGCCCGGCGCACGGACAAGAAGTTCGGCCGAAGGAGGCCATCATGA